In Choloepus didactylus isolate mChoDid1 chromosome 6, mChoDid1.pri, whole genome shotgun sequence, one DNA window encodes the following:
- the DCUN1D5 gene encoding DCN1-like protein 5 isoform X5, whose product MCDCTEKLQNKFDFLRSQLNDISSFKNIYRYAFDFARDKDQRSLDIDTAKSMLALLLGRTWPLFSVFYQYLEQSKYRVMNKDQWYNVLEFSRTVHADLSNYDEDGAWPVLLDEFVEWQKVRQAS is encoded by the exons GTGTGACTGCACAGAAAAGTTACAGAACAAATTTGACTTTTTGCGCTCACAGTTGAATGATATTTCATCATTTAAGAATATCTACAGATATGCCTTTGATTTTGCAAGG GATAAAGATCAGAGAAGCCTTGATATTGATACTGCTAAATCTATGTTAGCTCTTCTTCTTGGGAGGACATGGCCACTGTTTTCAGTATTTTACCAGTACCTGGAG CAATCAAAGTATCGTGTAATGAACAAAGATCAATGGTACAATGTATTAGAATTCAGCAGGACAGTCCATGCCGATCTTAGTAACTATGATGAAGATGGTGCTT ggcctgttcttcttgatgaatttgtTGAGTGGCAAAAAGTCCGTCAAGCATCATAG